The Amylolactobacillus amylophilus DSM 20533 = JCM 1125 genome contains a region encoding:
- a CDS encoding heavy metal translocating P-type ATPase yields MKHQWKLYITLAVGLISLVLQFIFHLPLAAQVLITVAGSIMAVSMIIEMVQTIRSGRYGVDALAIMAIVATMLVGQYWASWMILVMLTGGDSLEDYAASQAGKELKTLLENSPQIAHKVAANGTLVDVKVDDLAINDQVVVKPGGVVPVDGVILEGSSSFDESTLTGESVPVEKTVDDQLMSGSINGNASITMRVQKVAADSQYQAIVHLVQTSEAQPAKFVRMADRYAVPFTIISLIIAGTAWIISGDPVRFAEVLVVASPCPLILAAPVALVAGMSRMSKNNIVVKSGTALEKLALAKTFAFDKTGTLTRNQLQISTITPVEGVDKHELQLLAASAEQESGHIIARSLVAGTEHSELIEMSDLREVTGEGIEAQVQGKLIKVGKLNFVDPSVPPFKLDKTGVFVSINGHYAGSITFEDTIREESAQTVTRLREQGINHIMMLTGDHEKVARAVADRVGVDDVKFDCLPEQKIQYIKGVAKDLHPVVMVGDGVNDAPSLSAADVGIAMGATGATAASESADAVILVDDLSRVNRAVDISKRTMKIARNDVLTGIVILVVLMLIAAFGFIPALFGAILQEVVDTTTILLALLAKIEPKKDRIIREQSEQLTKHALS; encoded by the coding sequence ATGAAACATCAATGGAAGTTGTATATCACCCTCGCCGTTGGGTTGATTTCATTAGTTCTTCAATTCATTTTCCACCTGCCGCTCGCGGCCCAAGTACTCATTACCGTCGCCGGTTCCATCATGGCTGTTTCCATGATTATCGAGATGGTGCAGACCATCCGCTCCGGACGGTATGGCGTGGACGCACTAGCCATTATGGCGATTGTGGCTACAATGCTTGTTGGCCAATACTGGGCAAGTTGGATGATTCTCGTAATGCTCACGGGCGGTGACTCGCTGGAAGATTACGCTGCATCACAAGCGGGGAAGGAGTTGAAAACTCTGCTAGAAAACTCCCCTCAAATTGCCCATAAAGTAGCAGCAAACGGTACTTTGGTTGATGTCAAAGTCGATGATTTAGCGATCAATGACCAAGTGGTGGTCAAGCCTGGTGGAGTTGTTCCTGTTGACGGCGTCATCCTAGAGGGTTCGTCGAGCTTTGACGAATCAACCTTAACCGGCGAGTCCGTCCCAGTAGAGAAGACAGTTGACGACCAATTAATGTCCGGTTCCATCAACGGCAACGCCTCAATTACCATGCGCGTTCAAAAGGTCGCGGCAGATAGCCAGTATCAGGCGATTGTACACCTCGTCCAAACCTCTGAGGCCCAGCCAGCTAAGTTCGTGCGGATGGCTGACCGTTATGCAGTTCCATTTACCATTATTTCACTGATTATCGCAGGTACCGCCTGGATTATCTCTGGTGATCCGGTACGTTTTGCCGAGGTCCTCGTCGTCGCTTCGCCTTGTCCATTAATCCTCGCCGCACCCGTAGCTCTCGTTGCCGGCATGAGTCGGATGAGCAAGAACAACATCGTCGTCAAATCGGGTACCGCACTTGAGAAGCTGGCGCTCGCCAAAACCTTTGCTTTTGACAAAACGGGCACGTTAACGCGCAACCAACTGCAAATCAGCACCATTACGCCAGTTGAAGGGGTAGACAAGCACGAACTTCAGCTACTGGCCGCTAGCGCAGAGCAGGAGTCGGGCCACATCATCGCCCGTTCACTTGTCGCCGGGACAGAACACAGTGAGTTAATAGAGATGTCTGACCTAAGAGAGGTTACAGGTGAAGGAATTGAGGCGCAGGTTCAAGGTAAGTTAATTAAAGTAGGTAAGCTAAACTTCGTTGATCCCAGCGTTCCACCGTTTAAACTCGATAAAACCGGAGTTTTCGTTTCGATTAATGGCCACTATGCAGGTTCAATCACCTTCGAAGATACAATCCGTGAAGAGTCGGCACAAACCGTTACTCGCCTCCGCGAACAAGGAATTAATCATATCATGATGCTCACTGGTGACCACGAAAAGGTTGCCCGTGCCGTTGCAGATCGGGTTGGCGTCGACGATGTGAAATTCGATTGCCTACCGGAACAGAAAATTCAGTATATTAAAGGTGTCGCCAAAGACTTGCATCCAGTTGTAATGGTCGGGGACGGCGTTAACGATGCACCAAGTCTTTCAGCCGCCGATGTCGGAATCGCAATGGGTGCAACTGGCGCAACTGCTGCGAGTGAGAGTGCCGACGCAGTCATATTGGTTGACGACCTCTCGCGCGTTAACCGCGCCGTGGATATCTCAAAACGTACAATGAAAATTGCCAGAAACGATGTGCTGACTGGAATTGTTATCCTAGTAGTCTTGATGCTAATTGCCGCATTCGGCTTCATTCCCGCCCTATTTGGAGCTATTCTTCAAGAAGTCGTGGACACAACAACGATTTTGTTAGCCCTCTTGGCCAAAATCGAGCCCAAGAAAGATCGCATCATTCGTGAGCAAAGTGAGCAGCTAACGAAGCACGCCCTCAGTTAA
- a CDS encoding YdcF family protein, producing MFNLQDFNYNVLLNQIYENALLLVTTLMLVSFGVFLITWLREPRRLVNGSLFTIFFLIFLLWLAVLIFATKNQALITTAGFTFIALVFIIFFALALSWIFLLWNAYIVWKRESHGLQNSLTLLLGLLLLIGWVISIFNLNNGFPEWLAALLSVTPLIALYLGFTLFNYLVNLLLYQFFPKRYRQDYLIVLGAGLIEGQTVTPLLANRINRALKYRNKQVKKGRKAPKLIMSGGQGPDELIPEARAMANYAIMQGVEPSAIIIEDQSKNTFQNMQFSKQIAIEDAADQRPSIAFVTNNYHTFRAGLVAKRAGLRANGIGAKTRFYFLPNATLREFAAVMMLHKKRHGIVIGLLLLLAVFMSIMSFFVI from the coding sequence ATGTTCAATTTACAGGACTTCAATTACAACGTCCTTCTTAACCAAATCTACGAAAACGCGCTGCTATTAGTCACCACTCTCATGCTTGTCAGCTTCGGCGTATTTCTCATCACATGGCTGCGCGAACCCCGTAGGTTAGTAAATGGAAGTTTGTTCACTATTTTCTTTCTGATTTTCTTATTATGGTTGGCAGTCCTCATCTTTGCCACCAAGAATCAAGCACTCATCACTACTGCAGGCTTCACATTTATCGCACTAGTCTTCATCATCTTCTTCGCCCTAGCCCTCTCGTGGATATTCCTCCTCTGGAATGCCTACATTGTCTGGAAACGCGAGAGCCATGGGCTCCAGAATTCGCTCACGTTATTATTGGGACTTTTATTGCTCATCGGCTGGGTGATTAGTATTTTCAACCTCAATAACGGCTTTCCAGAATGGTTGGCCGCGTTACTTTCGGTTACACCGCTCATCGCGCTTTACTTGGGCTTTACCCTATTTAATTACCTCGTTAATCTACTTCTCTACCAATTCTTTCCAAAACGCTACCGCCAGGATTATCTCATTGTGCTTGGCGCAGGATTAATTGAAGGTCAAACTGTAACGCCGCTTCTAGCAAACAGAATTAATCGTGCCTTAAAATACCGAAATAAGCAGGTTAAAAAGGGTCGCAAGGCTCCTAAGCTAATTATGTCCGGTGGTCAAGGGCCCGACGAACTAATCCCGGAGGCCCGCGCAATGGCTAATTACGCCATTATGCAGGGTGTCGAACCCTCGGCTATCATTATCGAGGATCAAAGCAAGAACACATTCCAGAATATGCAGTTTTCGAAGCAAATCGCTATTGAAGACGCCGCTGACCAAAGGCCCTCTATTGCTTTTGTCACAAATAATTACCACACTTTCCGCGCAGGTTTAGTTGCTAAGCGGGCCGGTCTGAGAGCTAACGGAATTGGCGCTAAGACCCGCTTCTACTTTCTTCCAAATGCCACGCTGCGCGAATTTGCCGCAGTGATGATGCTCCACAAGAAACGGCACGGCATCGTCATTGGTTTGCTATTACTATTGGCTGTCTTCATGAGCATAATGAGCTTCTTCGTGATTTAA
- a CDS encoding CPBP family intramembrane glutamic endopeptidase gives MKKFLEIIANTGIILLAFGLYSLLQMLYLLSDDVKSGAYWGEVILIVLLTVALIAVMWAVYRAQLKRANPQGFDQKPHFKWRRIFVTLLGIVMMLVIQMIFVSSFGGQQPENQAELNQLATNQNTLFKVLIAFVAPVIEEIIFRGYLVNTFFKANTVLSKIAAIIVGGLVFGLLHEPRLSAYLLIYWGMGIVLMSVYIFTKDLRYGMAVHIFNNALSVI, from the coding sequence ATGAAAAAATTTCTGGAAATAATTGCAAATACAGGAATTATCTTGCTTGCCTTTGGCTTGTATTCACTACTCCAAATGCTCTATCTCCTAAGTGATGACGTTAAATCTGGTGCATATTGGGGTGAGGTCATCTTAATCGTGTTACTGACTGTTGCCTTAATCGCCGTCATGTGGGCCGTGTATCGCGCCCAGTTGAAACGGGCTAATCCGCAAGGCTTCGACCAAAAACCACACTTCAAATGGCGTCGTATTTTCGTTACATTATTAGGCATTGTAATGATGCTTGTCATCCAGATGATCTTTGTTAGCTCATTTGGGGGCCAACAACCGGAGAACCAGGCCGAATTGAATCAGCTCGCTACGAATCAGAATACCCTATTTAAGGTACTGATTGCTTTCGTTGCCCCGGTGATTGAAGAAATTATTTTTCGTGGCTACTTAGTTAACACCTTCTTCAAGGCCAATACGGTCTTGAGCAAGATTGCGGCAATCATCGTTGGTGGATTAGTCTTTGGCTTGTTGCACGAGCCGCGGTTGAGTGCATATCTCCTAATTTATTGGGGCATGGGTATCGTGCTCATGAGCGTCTATATCTTCACCAAAGATTTACGGTATGGGATGGCTGTACATATCTTCAACAATGCGTTATCCGTGATTTAA
- a CDS encoding alpha/beta fold hydrolase: protein MAIGSTVWWQSQLNAIRHLTVRQTDIATVFIPGYDSNSWTFSPMIQRFARYGIATDAMTINFSMNGHLAITRRAALNQRNLLINIIFADARNPEKQTTQLHRIMTKLYTDYGVHQINLVGHSMGGFLATRYITQPTTAQQPAVVRFVNIASGGARADSNLADFPKNIAMLAIGGNIWGTRSDWQVPLAFVQHFAKTVPQTKLITITGSPLTAYHSALHQNPQVDRDIAQFLFH from the coding sequence ATGGCAATCGGCAGCACCGTGTGGTGGCAAAGCCAGCTCAACGCCATTCGCCACCTGACCGTCCGGCAAACAGATATCGCCACGGTATTCATTCCCGGTTATGACAGCAACTCTTGGACATTTTCGCCCATGATTCAGCGCTTCGCCCGCTACGGCATCGCCACTGATGCCATGACCATCAACTTCAGCATGAATGGCCACCTGGCCATTACCCGCCGGGCGGCCCTGAACCAGCGCAATCTGCTGATCAATATCATTTTTGCGGATGCCCGCAATCCAGAGAAACAGACGACCCAATTGCACCGCATCATGACCAAACTCTACACCGATTACGGGGTGCACCAAATCAACTTAGTTGGCCACTCCATGGGCGGTTTTCTAGCCACCCGTTACATTACCCAGCCGACCACCGCCCAGCAGCCGGCGGTGGTCCGCTTTGTGAACATTGCCTCCGGCGGCGCCCGGGCTGATAGCAATCTGGCCGATTTTCCCAAGAACATTGCCATGTTGGCCATCGGCGGCAATATTTGGGGCACCCGCAGTGACTGGCAGGTACCGCTGGCTTTCGTCCAGCATTTTGCCAAGACCGTTCCCCAGACCAAGCTGATCACGATCACCGGTTCCCCGCTCACCGCCTACCACAGTGCCCTGCACCAGAATCCCCAGGTGGATCGGGATATCGCCCAATTTCTGTTCCACTGA
- the spxB gene encoding pyruvate oxidase has product MLKVIEAWGVDHMYGYPGGSFNSTMNALDIEKERMRYIQIRHEQVGALAAAADAKLTGKIGVTFGSAGPGATNLLTGLYDAREDHAPVLALIGQVPHTNMNYNYFQEFDENPMFADVAAYARLVMTPESLPYIVDKAIREAYKHRGVAVVVIPNDFGYVQIPDELYSSVSPTDQKDRPLPQPTDLEVDAVLEMVKAAKRPVFHVGRGIRDNGAKLVELSKKLQIPITVTGQAKGLIPDDYEGNLGMLNRASSKAADEIFAVSDLVIAIGADFPFANAIYRTHPFKFVQVDVDEAQFGRHHYLDKGVWSDAGDFVDKMLVRSTDAEPSSFFQAAVADMQNWQAYLDHLLDRETSPLEFEQIYREINKIANDDAIYSIDVGDNIINSFRYLKLTPKNKWVISALFASMGSGVPGALAAQLSFPDRQVFHIAGDGAFSMVMQDLITEKKYDLPIINIITSNASLNFIKSEQDDIPMNHSGIFIEDQDFAMIARGMGVEAVTVRASSDLPAAFAKALEVTQAGRPFLIDAKITDKRGIPVEELELKQQDGTWVETVNPSYNANRALTHISSVQEFFAEYDGGELKSLPEIFAEHNVPTDK; this is encoded by the coding sequence ATGCTCAAAGTGATCGAAGCTTGGGGTGTCGACCACATGTACGGTTATCCGGGCGGCTCGTTTAACTCAACCATGAACGCCCTGGATATCGAAAAGGAACGGATGCGCTACATCCAGATCCGCCATGAGCAGGTCGGCGCGCTGGCCGCTGCGGCGGACGCCAAACTCACTGGTAAGATTGGGGTTACCTTCGGCTCCGCCGGCCCAGGGGCCACGAACCTGCTGACGGGACTGTATGATGCACGAGAAGACCATGCGCCGGTTTTGGCTCTGATTGGTCAAGTCCCCCACACCAACATGAACTACAACTACTTCCAGGAATTCGACGAGAATCCAATGTTTGCCGACGTAGCCGCCTATGCCCGCTTAGTCATGACACCGGAAAGCCTGCCCTACATCGTGGACAAGGCAATTCGGGAAGCCTACAAACACCGAGGTGTGGCCGTTGTGGTCATTCCCAACGACTTCGGCTACGTGCAAATTCCGGACGAGCTCTACAGTTCAGTGTCGCCCACTGACCAGAAGGATCGCCCGCTGCCCCAACCCACCGATTTAGAAGTGGATGCCGTATTAGAAATGGTCAAAGCCGCAAAACGGCCGGTCTTCCACGTGGGCCGCGGCATTCGGGACAATGGTGCCAAGCTGGTTGAATTGTCGAAGAAATTACAGATTCCCATCACCGTGACTGGACAGGCCAAGGGCTTGATTCCGGACGATTACGAAGGCAATCTGGGCATGTTAAACCGGGCCTCCTCCAAGGCCGCCGACGAGATCTTCGCCGTGTCTGACCTGGTCATTGCCATTGGCGCCGACTTCCCCTTTGCCAACGCCATCTATCGCACCCACCCGTTCAAATTTGTCCAAGTTGACGTGGATGAAGCCCAATTCGGCCGCCACCACTACTTGGATAAGGGCGTTTGGTCGGATGCCGGGGACTTTGTCGACAAGATGCTGGTCCGCAGCACCGACGCCGAACCCTCATCCTTCTTCCAGGCCGCAGTCGCGGATATGCAAAACTGGCAGGCCTACTTGGATCACTTGCTGGATCGAGAAACCAGTCCGCTGGAATTCGAGCAGATCTACCGGGAGATCAACAAAATTGCTAACGACGATGCTATCTACTCCATTGATGTCGGCGACAACATCATCAACAGCTTCCGCTATCTGAAACTCACCCCGAAGAATAAGTGGGTTATTTCCGCCCTCTTTGCCTCCATGGGCTCCGGTGTCCCTGGAGCCTTGGCTGCGCAATTGAGCTTCCCCGACCGCCAAGTCTTCCACATTGCCGGCGACGGTGCCTTCTCCATGGTCATGCAGGATTTGATCACCGAAAAGAAATACGACCTGCCGATCATCAACATCATTACTTCCAACGCCAGCCTGAACTTCATCAAGTCCGAACAGGACGACATTCCGATGAACCACAGCGGTATCTTCATCGAAGACCAAGACTTCGCGATGATTGCTCGGGGCATGGGCGTAGAAGCCGTGACCGTACGTGCATCCAGCGATCTGCCTGCCGCCTTCGCCAAGGCCCTGGAAGTCACCCAGGCCGGCCGGCCGTTCCTAATCGACGCCAAGATCACCGACAAGCGCGGCATTCCAGTAGAAGAACTGGAATTAAAGCAGCAAGACGGTACCTGGGTCGAGACGGTTAACCCGTCCTACAATGCCAACCGCGCCCTGACCCATATCAGCAGCGTCCAAGAATTCTTCGCCGAGTACGACGGCGGTGAATTGAAGAGTTTACCAGAGATTTTTGCAGAACATAATGTACCGACTGACAAGTAA
- a CDS encoding ATP-binding cassette domain-containing protein, translated as MLELKHLKKYYRVGDSTTKALDDVSISFREKEFVAILGPSGSGKTTMLNVIGGLDRYDTGDMIINGKSTKNFKDTDWDAYRNNSIGFIFQNYNLIGHLGIIANVELGMTLSGVSKEERHQKAVDALQKVGLGDHMNKKPNQLSGGQMQRVAIARAIANDPDILLCDEPTGALDTETSVQIMDLIQDLAKEKLVIMVTHNPELAEEYADRLVRFEDGQIKSDSNPHQEHPKGDLFNLNHTKMTFMNALKLSFTNIMTKKGRTFLTAFASSIGIIGIAIVLSLSNGFQKQIDSTQTETLAKFPVTISQQATDQSNVETRQPSTKNVKNKGYLIAKQDAMEKAVHINKINQDFVDYVNKINPKYSNNIGYTRMTGMNLLRDVSGKVQPVKFSNAAQNYTDYASQMSSMTGVGVSVFPTQLSDENTNFLQDNYAALAGTYPKSANEVVLILDHDNSTNINALKNLGFNYRDGAKVDFDKVVGTTVKVVNNDSYYQQLPTGGFMPKTDYDQMYNDATMTIKVVGVLRAKESSNMGLLAPGIAYSDKLSQEIIKANKDSKIVTTQKASDKNVMTGETLTSTEKDGFVAMLGGSSLPASIMIYPNSFEDKEEVLDYLDAYNKGKSKADKIIYSDLSGTVTQLTGGLLDAITYVLVAFAAISLVTSMIMIGILTYTSVLERTKEIGVLKALGARKKDITRVFDAETTILGVGSGILGIIIAYLLTLPINSLLYSLTELDNVAQLNPVHAVVLVIVSTVLTIIGGHLPARMASKKDAAIALRSE; from the coding sequence ATGCTCGAACTAAAGCACCTGAAGAAATATTATCGAGTTGGAGACTCAACAACTAAAGCCCTGGACGACGTCTCTATCTCTTTCCGTGAGAAGGAGTTCGTTGCTATTCTTGGTCCAAGTGGCTCTGGTAAAACTACTATGCTAAACGTGATTGGTGGCCTTGACCGGTACGATACCGGGGACATGATCATTAATGGTAAATCGACCAAGAATTTCAAAGATACCGACTGGGACGCCTACAGGAATAACTCCATTGGCTTTATCTTTCAGAACTACAACCTCATTGGACACCTCGGGATCATCGCAAATGTCGAACTCGGCATGACCCTGAGTGGCGTATCTAAAGAAGAACGCCACCAAAAAGCTGTTGACGCTCTCCAAAAAGTCGGGCTTGGCGACCACATGAATAAGAAACCCAACCAACTTTCTGGTGGTCAGATGCAACGTGTAGCAATTGCGCGGGCAATTGCAAACGACCCGGACATCTTACTCTGTGATGAGCCCACGGGAGCGCTAGATACTGAAACCTCCGTTCAAATCATGGATTTAATTCAAGATCTTGCGAAAGAAAAGCTCGTCATCATGGTCACACACAACCCTGAGCTCGCTGAAGAATATGCCGATCGACTCGTTCGGTTCGAAGATGGCCAAATCAAGAGTGACTCAAACCCGCACCAGGAGCACCCTAAAGGGGATTTGTTTAACCTCAATCACACCAAGATGACCTTCATGAACGCCCTCAAGCTCTCGTTCACTAACATCATGACGAAAAAAGGGCGGACTTTTCTAACAGCCTTTGCCTCGAGTATTGGGATTATCGGTATTGCAATAGTGCTATCACTCTCTAACGGTTTCCAAAAACAAATCGACTCGACCCAAACCGAGACCCTGGCTAAGTTTCCGGTGACCATCTCTCAACAAGCAACAGACCAGAGTAACGTGGAAACTAGGCAACCAAGCACAAAAAACGTGAAAAATAAAGGTTACCTGATCGCCAAGCAAGATGCGATGGAGAAGGCCGTTCACATCAATAAAATCAACCAGGATTTCGTTGATTATGTTAACAAAATCAATCCTAAGTACAGCAATAACATTGGTTACACTCGCATGACCGGCATGAACCTCTTGCGTGATGTTTCAGGCAAGGTGCAACCGGTTAAGTTCTCAAATGCCGCACAGAATTATACTGATTATGCTAGTCAGATGTCCTCAATGACCGGTGTCGGCGTTTCCGTCTTTCCTACCCAGCTCTCTGATGAAAATACGAATTTCTTACAGGATAACTACGCAGCTCTCGCCGGGACGTATCCCAAATCAGCCAACGAGGTTGTCCTAATCCTAGACCACGATAACTCCACAAACATTAACGCGCTGAAGAATCTGGGCTTCAACTATCGAGACGGAGCAAAGGTGGATTTCGACAAGGTAGTCGGGACCACCGTCAAAGTCGTGAATAATGATAGTTATTACCAACAGTTGCCAACCGGCGGCTTCATGCCAAAGACCGACTATGATCAAATGTACAATGATGCTACGATGACCATCAAGGTGGTTGGTGTTTTGCGGGCAAAGGAAAGCTCTAACATGGGGCTCCTCGCGCCAGGTATTGCCTATAGTGACAAATTGAGTCAAGAAATTATCAAGGCCAACAAAGACTCTAAGATTGTTACCACCCAGAAGGCGTCGGACAAGAACGTGATGACGGGTGAAACCCTTACCAGCACAGAGAAAGATGGCTTTGTTGCCATGCTCGGTGGTAGCTCCCTACCAGCAAGCATCATGATTTATCCCAACAGTTTCGAGGATAAGGAAGAAGTCCTCGACTACCTGGATGCATACAATAAGGGCAAATCAAAGGCTGACAAAATTATTTATTCTGATCTTTCTGGTACCGTTACCCAACTTACAGGCGGCTTACTCGACGCAATCACTTATGTATTGGTAGCTTTCGCCGCTATCTCGCTCGTTACCAGCATGATTATGATTGGTATTTTAACCTACACCAGCGTCCTAGAACGGACCAAGGAAATTGGTGTATTAAAGGCTTTAGGTGCCCGTAAAAAGGATATCACTCGGGTCTTCGATGCCGAAACAACCATTCTCGGTGTTGGATCCGGAATCCTCGGAATCATCATTGCCTATCTTCTGACTCTTCCAATCAACAGTCTGCTTTACTCACTAACAGAACTAGATAACGTGGCTCAGTTGAACCCCGTTCATGCCGTGGTTCTGGTGATTGTCAGCACCGTACTCACAATCATTGGTGGCCATTTACCGGCAAGAATGGCCTCGAAGAAGGATGCCGCAATTGCGCTCCGCTCAGAATAA
- the cbpB gene encoding cyclic-di-AMP-binding protein CbpB: MFSPEVEQLIKEKAGDFIIPACKIAIVQDDNPLMHAFLILTKVRYAKIPVLDSDSRIVGLLSLAMITDPMLTTQKVDTDVLNTMTVRDVMQTEFDKILVTETLEHELHLLVDNAFLPVVDENQVFQGILTRRELIKSFNYVAHELDEHYAVTPKTVTLEHQATHSQKQNISVI, translated from the coding sequence ATGTTTTCCCCAGAAGTTGAACAACTAATCAAAGAAAAAGCAGGTGATTTCATCATTCCGGCATGCAAAATAGCGATTGTCCAAGATGATAATCCGCTAATGCACGCTTTTTTAATCCTAACGAAAGTGCGTTACGCTAAGATTCCGGTACTTGACTCCGATTCAAGAATAGTTGGACTACTGAGTCTCGCAATGATTACTGATCCGATGTTAACGACGCAAAAAGTTGATACAGACGTGCTCAACACTATGACCGTGCGCGATGTCATGCAAACTGAGTTCGACAAAATCCTGGTGACTGAAACACTGGAACACGAGCTGCACCTTCTAGTTGATAATGCCTTCTTACCGGTAGTGGATGAAAATCAGGTCTTTCAAGGAATCCTCACCCGGCGGGAACTAATCAAGTCGTTCAATTATGTCGCCCACGAACTCGATGAACATTATGCTGTAACACCAAAAACCGTTACCTTAGAACACCAAGCAACTCATTCCCAGAAGCAAAATATCTCGGTAATTTAG
- a CDS encoding cation:proton antiporter, translating into MEFIGSLIVILLTTSLLGQIFVRLNLPAVIGQLLAGIILGPALLGFIKPGETIDLFAELGVILLMFLAGIESDLGLLKKFFKPSMTVALLGVLFPVVFIGIATSLFGMNLLESLFIGIVFAATSVSISVEVLKDFDEMSSKSGTTILGAAVVDDILAVIVLSLFTTFSHEGSSGPTDSLLFNTILEITYFIVVWFIFKFVAPYVMRWAERLELDFSVVIASLILAFGMAFAADLVGLSAVVGAFFGGLAIRQTPQFKEVQNAVSAIGYSVFIPVFFTSIGLSMTFTGIGKNIWLIVLLSVLALLTKFYGGTIGAQLFKFSKRDANVVGSGMISRGEMALIIAQIGIGAHLFPQSVYSSVIIVIILTTLLSPFIMNYFIKKEA; encoded by the coding sequence ATGGAATTTATCGGCAGCTTAATCGTCATCTTGCTCACCACCAGTCTCTTAGGCCAAATCTTCGTCCGCCTGAACCTACCGGCCGTGATCGGTCAATTGTTGGCGGGTATTATCTTAGGACCAGCCTTACTCGGTTTCATCAAACCCGGGGAGACCATTGACTTGTTCGCCGAATTAGGAGTCATCCTACTCATGTTCCTCGCGGGAATCGAAAGCGACCTTGGCCTACTGAAAAAGTTCTTTAAGCCGAGCATGACCGTTGCCCTACTTGGCGTGCTTTTCCCAGTCGTATTCATCGGTATCGCAACCTCCCTCTTCGGCATGAACCTCCTAGAAAGTCTGTTCATCGGGATTGTCTTCGCCGCGACCAGCGTTTCCATCTCAGTTGAGGTATTGAAAGACTTCGACGAGATGAGTAGTAAGTCCGGAACCACCATTTTAGGTGCTGCCGTCGTCGACGATATTCTCGCGGTCATCGTTCTCAGTCTCTTCACGACATTCTCCCACGAGGGCAGCTCAGGGCCAACAGACAGCCTACTTTTCAATACAATCCTCGAAATCACCTACTTCATTGTTGTCTGGTTCATCTTCAAGTTTGTCGCGCCATACGTGATGCGGTGGGCAGAGCGCCTCGAACTGGACTTTTCTGTGGTGATTGCATCCCTCATCCTCGCATTTGGCATGGCATTCGCCGCAGATTTAGTCGGCCTCAGCGCCGTCGTGGGTGCCTTCTTCGGTGGTCTGGCTATCCGGCAGACTCCACAATTCAAGGAGGTTCAAAATGCCGTTAGTGCGATTGGCTACTCCGTTTTCATCCCCGTCTTCTTCACGTCAATTGGCCTGTCGATGACCTTCACAGGTATCGGCAAGAATATCTGGCTGATTGTTCTCCTGAGCGTACTTGCATTATTAACAAAGTTCTATGGTGGCACAATCGGTGCTCAACTGTTTAAATTCTCGAAGCGTGACGCAAACGTTGTTGGTAGTGGGATGATTTCTCGTGGCGAAATGGCTTTAATCATCGCTCAAATCGGGATTGGTGCTCACCTCTTTCCGCAATCTGTCTACTCGAGCGTGATTATCGTTATTATCTTAACCACGCTGCTTTCTCCGTTTATCATGAATTATTTCATCAAAAAAGAGGCGTAA